The Lujinxingia vulgaris genome contains a region encoding:
- a CDS encoding DUF4241 domain-containing protein, whose protein sequence is MRFHAFRDFEDGTIIDGLGFDIVVHRRSVGSINLPTGQLIACDPLHALDTEPFALSLDPGQYPVHLLVAELRDERRNAYAVVRVGEGPVRRWEPAEMSLPAANSDQPDAPRPSLLDIIDEDPGYPVDSSLGCFMDATTAGALIDYHQIVMPEDNDFERLLLARLRKRRRAGAGYGTLDLRRDLKLPMPEGLNLIAFDTGFGPGHYPTYVGLGDEGQVVSVVTDFQVLDLRFPSFPLPAATSFDEFE, encoded by the coding sequence ATGCGCTTTCACGCCTTTCGCGACTTCGAAGACGGCACCATCATCGACGGGCTGGGCTTCGACATCGTCGTTCATCGCCGCTCGGTCGGGTCGATCAACCTGCCCACGGGCCAGCTCATCGCCTGCGACCCGCTGCACGCGCTCGACACCGAGCCCTTCGCGCTCAGCCTGGATCCAGGCCAGTACCCGGTGCATCTGCTGGTCGCGGAGCTTCGCGATGAGCGCCGCAACGCCTACGCCGTGGTGCGCGTCGGCGAGGGCCCGGTGCGCCGCTGGGAACCGGCCGAGATGAGCCTGCCGGCGGCCAACTCCGACCAGCCCGACGCCCCGCGCCCCTCCCTGCTCGACATCATCGATGAAGATCCGGGCTACCCCGTCGACTCCTCGCTCGGCTGCTTTATGGACGCCACCACCGCCGGCGCGCTCATCGACTACCACCAGATCGTGATGCCCGAAGACAACGACTTTGAGCGCTTGCTGCTCGCGCGTCTTCGCAAACGCCGCCGCGCCGGCGCAGGCTACGGCACCCTGGATCTGCGCCGCGACTTGAAGCTCCCGATGCCCGAGGGCCTCAACCTCATCGCCTTCGACACCGGCTTTGGTCCCGGCCACTACCCCACCTACGTGGGCCTGGGCGATGAGGGGCAAGTCGTCAGCGTCGTGACCGATTTTCAGGTGCTCGACCTGCGCTTTCCCTCCTTTCCCCTGCCCGCGGCGACCTCCTTCGACGAGTTCGAGTAA
- the gap gene encoding type I glyceraldehyde-3-phosphate dehydrogenase codes for MTTKIAINGFGRIGRCVGRIALADPDVELVAVNDLTSPEQLAILFKYDSVHGTYPGKVEAVEGGIRIDGKLLKVTSLRDPAELPWGELGVDMVIESTGVFRKREQAAKHLDAGAKRVLISAPGKGVDLSLCMGVNNDDFNDDMKIVDVASCTTNCLAPVAKVLDEVFGIELGLMTTVHSYTNDQVILDTPHPSDFRRARAAAVNMIPTTTGAAIAVTKVLPQLKGKLDGMAIRVPTPNVSCIDLTVRLGKKADVDSVNKALREAAEGPLKGILGFSDEPLVSSDYIGNPNSSIVDGLSTMALGDDFIKVISWYDNEWGFSNRMVDVAKFIAKKTA; via the coding sequence ATGACGACGAAGATCGCGATTAATGGTTTTGGACGCATTGGACGTTGTGTGGGGCGAATTGCGCTGGCCGACCCGGATGTGGAACTGGTCGCCGTCAACGACCTGACCAGCCCCGAACAGCTGGCCATCCTCTTCAAATACGACTCGGTGCACGGCACCTACCCGGGCAAAGTCGAAGCGGTCGAAGGCGGCATCCGCATCGACGGCAAGCTGCTCAAGGTCACCTCGCTGCGCGACCCGGCCGAGCTCCCCTGGGGCGAGCTGGGCGTCGATATGGTCATTGAGAGCACCGGCGTCTTCCGCAAGCGCGAGCAGGCCGCCAAGCACCTGGACGCCGGCGCCAAGCGCGTGCTGATCTCGGCCCCGGGCAAAGGCGTCGACCTCTCGCTCTGCATGGGCGTGAACAACGACGACTTCAACGACGACATGAAGATCGTCGACGTCGCCAGCTGCACCACCAACTGCCTTGCGCCGGTGGCCAAGGTCCTCGACGAAGTCTTCGGCATTGAGCTGGGCCTGATGACCACGGTGCACTCCTACACCAACGACCAGGTGATCCTGGACACCCCCCACCCCTCCGACTTCCGTCGCGCGCGGGCGGCGGCCGTCAACATGATCCCCACCACCACCGGTGCGGCCATCGCCGTGACCAAGGTCCTCCCCCAGCTCAAGGGCAAGCTCGACGGCATGGCCATCCGCGTGCCCACGCCCAACGTCTCCTGCATCGACCTGACCGTGCGTCTCGGCAAAAAAGCCGACGTCGACTCGGTCAACAAGGCGCTGCGCGAAGCGGCCGAAGGCCCGCTCAAGGGCATCCTGGGCTTCTCCGACGAGCCGCTGGTCTCCTCGGACTACATCGGCAACCCCAACTCCTCGATCGTCGACGGCCTCTCCACGATGGCGCTCGGCGATGACTTCATCAAAGTCATCTCCTGGTACGACAACGAGTGGGGCTTCTCCAACCGCATGGTCGATGTGGCGAAATTTATTGCCAAAAAGACCGCGTAA
- the lspA gene encoding signal peptidase II, with the protein MKKLRLSNAALLALIIITSVGCDQATKIVAREQLEGAGRLSYLGDTFRLVLIENHGAFLGMGSEMPAALRTAIFVGVVSIALIAFLVWIMRTPSLSKFSVVAAGLVIGGGIGNVIDRVLFDGGVTDFLNLGIGTLRTGIFNVADVWIMVGAAMMLISRDTWAPDDARSPDEDGSPAAEDSGEDPRTELQT; encoded by the coding sequence ATGAAAAAACTCCGCCTCAGCAACGCCGCGCTCCTCGCGCTGATCATCATCACGAGCGTGGGCTGCGATCAGGCCACCAAGATCGTCGCCCGCGAACAGCTGGAAGGCGCCGGACGCCTCTCCTATCTCGGCGATACCTTTCGCCTGGTGCTCATCGAGAACCACGGCGCCTTTTTAGGCATGGGCTCCGAGATGCCCGCCGCCCTGCGCACCGCGATCTTTGTGGGCGTGGTCAGCATCGCGCTCATCGCCTTTCTGGTGTGGATCATGCGCACCCCCTCCCTCTCGAAATTCTCGGTGGTGGCCGCCGGCCTGGTCATCGGCGGGGGTATCGGCAACGTGATCGACCGCGTGCTCTTCGACGGCGGCGTCACCGATTTTCTCAACCTGGGCATCGGCACGCTGCGCACCGGGATTTTCAACGTGGCCGACGTCTGGATCATGGTCGGCGCGGCGATGATGCTCATCTCCCGGGACACCTGGGCGCCCGATGACGCCAGATCCCCCGATGAAGACGGCTCGCCAGCGGCGGAGGACAGTGGCGAGGACCCGCGCACCGAGCTGCAAACCTAG
- a CDS encoding zinc-dependent peptidase, translating into MFGLFKRFRRNALLKEPLPQSWEQALADALPFLNELNTLEREGLESHLKILMKQKHWVGAGGFELDESIRLTIAIQGARIARALPLDAFERLSEFVIYGEDFVRPDDAFGGPIHGEAHPFGTVVLSWPACQEGLAYPCSGYNPILHELAHVLDVSSGYFDGTPLLHSGEDYEPWARVFQHYFDALRQHPEQAFLDLYGAEDEAEFFAVATEAFFELPDLLLEEAPDLYEELGRFYRLDPHIIPCSCESHDPPVDDPHTEPEEVGRPLFGPGDPLDFF; encoded by the coding sequence ATGTTTGGTCTCTTCAAACGCTTTCGGCGAAACGCCCTGCTCAAAGAACCTCTCCCGCAGAGCTGGGAGCAGGCCCTGGCCGACGCGCTGCCCTTTCTCAATGAGCTCAACACCCTGGAGCGCGAGGGGCTGGAATCGCACCTGAAGATCCTCATGAAACAAAAACACTGGGTCGGCGCAGGCGGCTTTGAGCTCGATGAGTCCATTCGGCTGACCATCGCCATCCAGGGCGCGCGCATAGCCCGCGCCCTGCCCCTGGACGCCTTTGAGCGCTTAAGCGAGTTCGTGATCTACGGCGAAGACTTTGTGCGCCCCGACGACGCCTTCGGCGGACCGATCCACGGAGAAGCCCACCCCTTTGGCACCGTCGTGCTGAGCTGGCCGGCCTGCCAGGAGGGCCTGGCCTACCCCTGCAGCGGCTACAACCCCATCCTCCACGAGCTGGCCCACGTGCTCGACGTCTCCAGCGGCTACTTCGACGGCACGCCCCTTCTGCACAGCGGGGAAGATTATGAGCCCTGGGCGCGCGTCTTCCAGCATTATTTTGACGCGCTGCGCCAACACCCCGAGCAGGCTTTCCTCGATCTTTATGGCGCCGAAGATGAGGCGGAGTTTTTTGCCGTGGCCACCGAAGCCTTCTTCGAGCTGCCGGATCTTCTCCTCGAAGAAGCCCCCGATCTTTATGAGGAGCTCGGGCGTTTTTATCGCCTCGACCCGCATATCATCCCCTGCAGCTGCGAGTCCCACGATCCTCCCGTCGACGACCCTCACACCGAGCCCGAGGAGGTCGGCCGCCCCCTCTTTGGGCCGGGCGATCCCCTGGATTTTTTCTAA
- a CDS encoding phosphoglycerate kinase produces MDTTGIKFVDELDLNEKRVLIRVDFNTPLKDGEVADDTRIRAALPTIVHCLEAGAKVILCSHLGRPKGKVNPKYTMEPVAARLAQLLDTDTLLYDVEVVFPEAVVGPDVAELIADLKPRHQVMLLENLRFEPGEESGDDAFARELAELADFYVNDAFGAAHRAHASVYTINKFFDRNHKAAGLLMRAELQGLGRLLQRPEKPFVAVVGGAKVSDKLGVLMSLLDKVDEILIGGAMAYTFLAAQGVGVGESLVERDFIDQATSILNRAKAQGVKLRLPVDHRVAPSFEATEATITDDNIVPGGTMGLDIGPRTAEEYGRAIARASTIFWNGPMGVFEKPAFAEGTFSVARAMADAEGYTVVGGGDSLAAIEKAGLAESIDHVSTGGGASLELLEGKSLPGIDALRANYPID; encoded by the coding sequence ATGGACACCACCGGCATCAAATTCGTCGACGAGCTCGACCTCAACGAAAAACGCGTGCTCATCCGCGTTGATTTTAACACCCCGCTCAAAGACGGGGAGGTCGCCGATGACACGCGCATTCGCGCTGCGCTGCCCACGATCGTGCATTGCCTGGAGGCCGGCGCGAAGGTGATCTTATGCAGCCACCTGGGCCGCCCCAAAGGCAAGGTCAACCCGAAGTACACCATGGAGCCGGTGGCCGCGCGCCTGGCCCAGCTCCTCGACACCGACACGCTCCTCTACGATGTGGAGGTGGTCTTCCCCGAGGCGGTGGTCGGCCCGGATGTTGCCGAACTGATCGCCGACTTGAAGCCTCGCCATCAGGTGATGCTGCTCGAAAACCTGCGTTTTGAGCCCGGCGAGGAGTCCGGCGACGACGCCTTCGCCAGGGAGCTGGCGGAGCTGGCGGACTTTTATGTCAACGACGCCTTCGGCGCCGCGCACCGCGCGCACGCCTCGGTGTATACGATCAACAAATTCTTCGATCGCAACCATAAGGCCGCCGGCCTCCTGATGCGCGCGGAGTTGCAGGGGCTGGGCCGACTTCTCCAGCGTCCCGAAAAGCCCTTTGTGGCGGTGGTCGGCGGCGCCAAGGTCAGCGACAAGCTCGGCGTCTTGATGAGCCTGCTCGACAAGGTCGACGAGATCCTCATCGGCGGGGCGATGGCCTACACCTTCCTGGCCGCCCAGGGCGTGGGCGTGGGTGAATCGTTGGTCGAGCGCGACTTCATCGACCAGGCCACCTCGATCCTCAACCGCGCCAAAGCCCAGGGCGTGAAGCTGCGCCTTCCGGTCGACCACCGCGTCGCCCCGAGCTTTGAGGCCACCGAGGCCACCATCACCGACGATAACATCGTGCCCGGCGGCACCATGGGCCTGGACATCGGCCCGCGCACCGCCGAGGAGTATGGCCGCGCCATCGCCCGCGCCTCCACCATCTTCTGGAACGGCCCGATGGGTGTGTTTGAAAAACCCGCCTTCGCCGAAGGCACCTTCTCCGTGGCCCGCGCGATGGCCGACGCGGAAGGTTACACCGTGGTCGGCGGTGGCGATTCGCTGGCGGCGATCGAGAAGGCGGGGCTGGCCGAGTCCATCGACCATGTCTCCACCGGCGGCGGCGCCAGCCTGGAGCTTCTGGAAGGCAAGTCTCTGCCGGGCATCGACGCGCTGCGGGCGAACTACCCCATCGATTGA
- the tpiA gene encoding triose-phosphate isomerase, which translates to MRTPIVAGNWKMNLSQADALTLGRAIAEGAPTRGVTAIVAPVALHISALGEALASSPVLLASQNAHWAESGAYTGELAAPMLRELGVRYAILGHSERRQYFGEDDEGVNRKTRSLLAQSLHPIVCFGESLDEREAGRTRDKVEFQVRAALAGLSADEARRVILAYEPIWAIGTGKTASPEQAQEVHAFLREVLEDRFDRETAQAMPILYGGSVKPSNFAELLSQPDIDGGLVGGASLKAESFLELCQIAVQKSTAG; encoded by the coding sequence ATGCGCACGCCCATCGTCGCTGGAAACTGGAAGATGAACCTCTCGCAGGCCGACGCCCTCACCCTGGGCCGCGCCATCGCCGAGGGAGCTCCTACCCGGGGGGTCACCGCCATCGTCGCCCCGGTCGCCCTGCACATCTCCGCGCTGGGTGAGGCTCTGGCCTCCTCCCCGGTGCTCCTCGCCAGCCAGAACGCTCACTGGGCCGAGTCCGGCGCCTACACCGGCGAGTTGGCCGCCCCGATGCTGCGCGAGCTCGGCGTGCGGTATGCGATTCTGGGGCATAGCGAGCGCCGGCAGTACTTCGGCGAAGACGATGAGGGCGTCAACCGCAAGACCCGCTCGCTGCTCGCCCAGAGCCTCCACCCCATCGTCTGTTTCGGCGAGTCCCTCGACGAGCGCGAAGCCGGCCGCACCCGCGACAAGGTCGAGTTCCAGGTCCGCGCCGCACTCGCCGGACTCAGCGCCGATGAGGCGCGCCGCGTCATCCTGGCCTACGAGCCCATCTGGGCCATCGGCACCGGCAAGACCGCCTCCCCGGAGCAGGCCCAGGAAGTGCACGCCTTCTTGCGCGAAGTCCTCGAAGATCGTTTCGATCGCGAGACCGCCCAGGCCATGCCCATCCTCTACGGCGGCAGCGTCAAACCCTCCAACTTCGCCGAGCTCCTCTCCCAGCCCGACATCGACGGCGGCCTGGTCGGCGGCGCGAGCCTCAAAGCTGAGAGTTTTCTCGAGCTCTGCCAGATCGCCGTCCAGAAGAGCACCGCCGGCTGA